In a genomic window of Lacrimispora sp. BS-2:
- the dprA gene encoding DNA-processing protein DprA: protein MDRHEEREYLYWLCHVPALGAVKIKKLYDYIGSYKGIYNIEGKELERSGLLKQTEVSLFEEMKRKKDACRSELGELENRGIHFVTPYDKEYPKRLLAIYGYPMGIFFKGKLPEDERPAVSIIGARNCTNYGKQMAAYLARELSRTGIQIISGLAWGIDGAGHQGALDAGGDTYGVLGCGINICYPRENYGLYERMAAQGGILTEFMPDEAPKPCNFPMRNRIISGLSDGILVIEAREKSGSLITANLGLEQGKEIFALPGRVTDPLSTGCNRLISEGAGILLGPDSVLEYFKLQGGNILRVHEKDKNGLVKKEKMVYSCLDLQPMNLEKIISLSGLSVSDCMSALLELELKGCVVQTSHQYYGKKL from the coding sequence ATGGACCGTCATGAGGAACGGGAGTATTTATACTGGCTTTGTCATGTTCCGGCGCTGGGAGCCGTAAAAATAAAAAAGCTTTATGATTACATTGGAAGCTATAAAGGAATATATAATATAGAAGGAAAAGAATTGGAACGGTCAGGGCTTTTAAAGCAGACAGAAGTTTCCCTTTTTGAGGAGATGAAAAGAAAAAAAGACGCCTGCAGATCAGAACTTGGGGAATTGGAAAATAGAGGAATTCATTTTGTTACGCCTTATGACAAAGAATATCCGAAACGGCTTCTTGCAATTTATGGATACCCTATGGGAATCTTTTTTAAAGGAAAGCTGCCTGAAGATGAAAGGCCTGCAGTTTCCATCATCGGAGCCAGGAACTGTACCAATTATGGAAAACAGATGGCCGCTTACCTGGCAAGGGAGCTTTCCAGGACAGGAATCCAGATTATCAGCGGGCTGGCATGGGGAATTGACGGTGCGGGCCATCAGGGAGCGTTAGATGCCGGCGGGGATACCTATGGAGTTTTAGGCTGCGGGATCAATATCTGCTATCCCAGGGAAAATTATGGACTATATGAACGGATGGCCGCCCAAGGAGGAATCCTTACGGAGTTTATGCCAGACGAAGCACCAAAGCCCTGTAATTTTCCCATGAGGAACCGGATCATCAGCGGGCTGTCAGATGGGATCCTGGTGATTGAGGCCCGGGAAAAAAGCGGCTCCCTGATCACTGCAAACCTGGGACTTGAGCAGGGAAAAGAAATTTTTGCCCTTCCCGGAAGGGTGACAGATCCTTTAAGTACGGGCTGTAACCGGCTTATTTCCGAAGGCGCCGGAATTTTGTTAGGCCCTGATTCTGTGCTGGAATATTTCAAATTACAGGGTGGTAATATATTAAGAGTTCATGAAAAAGATAAGAACGGACTTGTCAAAAAAGAAAAAATGGTGTATAGTTGCCTAGATTTGCAACCGATGAATCTGGAAAAGATTATATCTTTAAGTGGATTGTCTGTCAGCGATTGTATGAGCGCTCTTTTAGAATTAGAACTAAAGGGCTGTGTCGTGCAGACGTCCCATCAATATTATGGTAAGAAACTATAG
- a CDS encoding YifB family Mg chelatase-like AAA ATPase: protein MYSKVHSVGIKGVEGVPILVEADVSDGLPGFSMVGYLSSEVKEAQDRVRTALRNSGFRLPARKVTINLSPADIRKEGTAFDLPIAVAILAASGMVKPDSLRSCVISGELGLDGEIKPVRGALSITAAAKKDGKTQCFLPNENVREGLVIEGMEIIGVGHLKDLTDQLNYPEKQKTSYLKKGRVMGQRQTYDVDFSEIGGQLLLRRATEVAVAGMHNILYIGPAGSGKTMLAKRIPTIMPSLSMEEAVEISKIYSVCGLLSQEEPLVVKRPFRSPHHTISPTALAGGGRIPKPGEISLASGGVLFLDELPEFQRNTIELLRQPLEERKITVSRMFGAYEFPADFMMAAALNPCPCGFFPDRTRCRCSEQQVRKYLSRISKPLLDRIDICAESAAVTYDELQEKRGGESSASIRKRVEKARKIQKKRFEGRGIYFNSSMNKALIEMSCGLGKEEQEFLRKVYENLGLSVRGYEKILKVSRTIADLEGSDKIRKNHLAEAVGLRSMEEKYWGGIYGPS from the coding sequence TTGTACAGTAAAGTTCATAGTGTGGGAATTAAGGGAGTAGAAGGGGTCCCGATCCTGGTAGAGGCGGATGTCAGCGATGGACTTCCGGGTTTTTCCATGGTTGGTTATCTCTCTTCTGAGGTGAAAGAAGCTCAGGACCGGGTAAGAACGGCGCTAAGAAATTCCGGTTTCCGGCTGCCTGCAAGAAAAGTCACTATTAATTTATCTCCTGCCGACATCCGCAAGGAGGGAACTGCTTTTGATCTGCCCATTGCGGTGGCAATTCTGGCAGCTTCCGGTATGGTTAAGCCTGATTCTTTGCGTAGTTGCGTGATTTCCGGTGAATTGGGGTTGGACGGAGAGATTAAGCCCGTAAGGGGAGCACTTTCCATTACCGCGGCTGCAAAAAAGGACGGAAAGACTCAGTGCTTTCTGCCCAATGAGAACGTCAGAGAGGGCTTAGTAATAGAAGGAATGGAAATTATCGGAGTGGGCCATCTGAAAGATTTAACGGATCAGCTGAACTATCCGGAAAAACAAAAAACAAGCTATTTAAAAAAAGGCAGGGTCATGGGACAGAGGCAGACTTATGATGTAGATTTTTCAGAAATTGGAGGCCAACTCCTCTTAAGGCGGGCCACAGAGGTAGCGGTGGCGGGAATGCACAACATTCTTTATATCGGGCCTGCGGGGTCCGGAAAGACCATGTTAGCCAAACGAATTCCAACGATCATGCCCTCCCTGTCAATGGAGGAGGCTGTGGAAATATCAAAGATATACAGCGTATGCGGGCTGCTTTCCCAGGAGGAGCCTTTGGTGGTAAAACGGCCCTTTCGAAGTCCTCATCATACCATTAGCCCGACGGCTCTGGCCGGAGGAGGACGGATACCAAAACCAGGCGAGATCTCCCTGGCATCCGGAGGCGTTCTGTTTCTGGATGAATTACCCGAATTTCAAAGAAATACCATAGAACTTTTAAGGCAGCCTCTTGAGGAGCGGAAAATAACTGTTTCCAGAATGTTCGGCGCATATGAATTCCCGGCGGACTTTATGATGGCGGCAGCCTTAAACCCCTGTCCCTGCGGCTTTTTCCCGGACCGGACAAGGTGCAGATGTTCTGAGCAGCAGGTACGCAAATATTTAAGCAGGATATCAAAACCGCTGCTTGACCGGATCGATATCTGCGCGGAATCCGCAGCGGTCACATACGATGAGCTGCAGGAAAAAAGAGGCGGTGAATCCTCTGCCTCCATACGGAAACGGGTTGAGAAAGCAAGAAAGATTCAAAAAAAGCGGTTTGAAGGCCGCGGGATATATTTTAACAGTTCCATGAATAAGGCTCTGATTGAGATGTCCTGTGGTCTTGGAAAAGAGGAGCAGGAGTTTTTAAGAAAGGTTTACGAAAATCTGGGACTCAGTGTGAGAGGTTATGAAAAGATATTAAAGGTATCCAGGACCATAGCAGATCTGGAAGGCTCTGATAAGATAAGAAAAAACCATCTGGCAGAGGCGGTGGGGCTGCGCAGCATGGAAGAAAAATATTGGGGAGGAATTTATGGACCGTCATGA
- a CDS encoding TIGR03915 family putative DNA repair protein, translating into MKTVYLCENSVEGILSGVYAAWTSRKGHENVKLELMGDGDTMELFCQYEEVPVNARNADKVVQAIRGKISEEAYIAVYKAALSKERDRGDKIYRFLIYGFHFGAKIVHMLQVKEVFDIFQMCRNIDNETHLLTGFVRFVEMEGDLLVSRIGPKNDVLVLLAPHFMDRLSGESWVIYDENRRKAVLHPAFRPWFLVDLISTEWEERMKKASDEDEYEALFQRFRKSVSIKERTNPVCQRNHMPLRYRAYMPEFSHGLKDS; encoded by the coding sequence ATGAAGACAGTTTATTTGTGCGAGAACAGTGTGGAAGGCATTCTAAGCGGCGTATATGCGGCTTGGACCAGCAGAAAGGGACATGAGAATGTAAAGCTGGAACTTATGGGAGATGGGGACACCATGGAGCTATTCTGCCAGTATGAGGAGGTTCCGGTCAATGCCAGGAATGCAGACAAGGTGGTACAGGCTATCAGGGGAAAGATATCAGAGGAAGCCTATATTGCTGTATACAAAGCTGCATTAAGCAAGGAAAGAGACCGTGGGGATAAAATATACCGTTTTTTAATTTATGGCTTTCATTTTGGCGCAAAAATTGTTCATATGCTCCAGGTTAAGGAGGTATTCGATATTTTTCAAATGTGCCGAAATATTGATAATGAGACTCATCTACTCACAGGCTTTGTTCGTTTTGTGGAGATGGAGGGAGATCTTTTAGTGAGCCGGATCGGACCAAAGAATGATGTACTTGTTCTTCTGGCTCCCCATTTTATGGACCGCCTCTCAGGAGAGAGTTGGGTTATCTATGATGAAAACAGGAGAAAGGCAGTTTTGCATCCGGCATTCCGCCCCTGGTTCCTGGTGGATTTGATTTCAACGGAGTGGGAGGAACGAATGAAAAAGGCGTCGGATGAAGACGAATATGAGGCACTTTTTCAGCGATTCAGAAAAAGTGTTTCCATTAAAGAACGGACCAATCCGGTTTGCCAGCGTAATCACATGCCGCTCCGTTACCGGGCCTATATGCCTGAATTTTCCCATGGTTTAAAGGATTCCTAA
- a CDS encoding putative DNA modification/repair radical SAM protein encodes MLIQEELSVQEKLEILSDAAKYDVACTSSGVDRKGKAGALGNTTAAGICHSFSADGRCISLLKILFTNQCIYDCKYCINRCSNDVVRTAFTPEEVCRLTIQFYRRNYIEGLFLSSGVLHSADYTMDLIYQTLKKLREEYHFHGYIHVKAIPGADPVLIEKTGFLADRMSINLELPTADGLKKLAPGKSRSKILTPMKQIQKGIAANRYELMEYEKAPSFVPAGQSTQMIVGATGENDFQMMMVAEALYQNYDLKRVFYSAFVPVNQDSSLPALPGGPPLLREHRLYQADWLMRFYGFQAGELLSEDRPNFNVLLDPKCDWALRHLELFPVEVNKADYYTLLRVPGMGVKSAKRIIAARRNGPLDFDALKKIGVVLKRALYFITCSGRMMYPVKIEEDYISSHLVGEEQRKVWEIGSAGTFRQLSLFDDMNVPALADLGGVRL; translated from the coding sequence ATGCTGATTCAGGAAGAATTAAGTGTTCAGGAAAAGCTTGAAATATTATCAGATGCCGCAAAATATGATGTTGCCTGTACCTCCAGCGGAGTGGACCGAAAGGGAAAGGCAGGGGCTCTTGGGAATACAACGGCAGCGGGAATCTGCCATAGCTTTTCCGCAGACGGCAGGTGTATTTCTCTTTTAAAAATATTGTTTACCAACCAGTGTATCTATGACTGCAAGTACTGCATCAACCGATGCTCTAACGATGTGGTAAGGACTGCCTTCACCCCCGAGGAGGTGTGCCGGCTGACAATCCAGTTTTACCGACGTAATTACATTGAAGGGCTGTTCCTCAGTTCGGGAGTTCTTCACAGTGCGGATTATACCATGGACTTAATTTACCAGACCCTTAAAAAGCTTCGTGAGGAATACCATTTTCACGGTTATATCCATGTAAAGGCAATCCCAGGCGCAGATCCGGTCTTAATTGAAAAGACCGGATTTCTGGCAGATCGTATGAGTATCAACCTGGAGCTTCCCACTGCGGACGGCCTTAAAAAGCTGGCTCCCGGTAAAAGCAGGAGCAAGATTCTAACGCCCATGAAGCAGATTCAGAAAGGAATCGCGGCCAACCGTTACGAGCTGATGGAATACGAAAAGGCTCCGTCCTTTGTGCCGGCAGGTCAGAGCACTCAGATGATCGTGGGGGCCACTGGAGAGAATGATTTTCAGATGATGATGGTGGCAGAGGCACTTTACCAGAATTATGATTTAAAAAGGGTCTTTTATTCGGCATTTGTTCCGGTCAATCAGGACAGCAGCCTGCCGGCCCTTCCGGGGGGACCTCCCCTGTTGCGGGAACACCGGCTGTATCAGGCAGACTGGCTCATGCGTTTTTATGGATTTCAGGCGGGAGAACTGCTTTCTGAAGACCGTCCTAATTTTAATGTACTTCTGGACCCGAAGTGTGACTGGGCCTTGCGCCACCTGGAATTATTTCCGGTGGAAGTGAATAAGGCGGATTATTATACTCTGCTGAGGGTTCCCGGAATGGGAGTAAAGTCGGCGAAGCGTATTATTGCGGCCAGAAGGAATGGGCCTCTTGATTTTGATGCCTTAAAAAAGATTGGCGTTGTATTAAAGCGGGCGCTTTATTTTATTACCTGTTCCGGCAGGATGATGTATCCGGTTAAGATCGAGGAAGACTACATTTCCAGCCACCTTGTGGGTGAGGAGCAGAGAAAGGTATGGGAGATCGGTTCAGCGGGAACTTTCCGCCAGCTTTCTTTGTTTGATGACATGAATGTGCCTGCTTTGGCAGATTTAGGAGGAGTCAGGCTATGA
- a CDS encoding MMPL family transporter, producing the protein MKRDRSLFDRIVHFIVFRGKEIEIFFFLTAIICAICFPFVKVNYDLSKYLPQFAQTKQALDVMEDEFGYPGMARIMVEDVSLQEAKRIRQQISDLEGVDLVIGPDLTTNVYMGTSFLNQGITDMMSVDAFAMEDYYRDGYALMDVIFENGDDSEVTRSAVDGIYEIVGKDRGYFAGSAVSSKEREESITKEITMAIGMALIIIWVILTLTTTSWMEPFLFIFVMIIAIVLNMGSNLMFGTISFFTFSTAAILQLAVSMDYSIFLLHTFTAIKNTGIELHKAMELAIKESCSSILASGATTIVGFLVIAFMRFTIGKDVGFVLTKGIICSLATVLFLMPTLILHFNDKIEKTAHKPFIPSFDRFAKLMNRIRKPVFIIALFLAVPCYFGQSMNVFYYGDDAIGAGPGTRVFEDTRAINEEFGKSNMIIGIVPNGSIVTERQLTDALEDLEFVNYAMSMAGTVPKGIPESFLPEKVSEQLRSERYARLLISLNTVQESRYAFECSQELERVIREYYPEDAYVIGMTPTTIDIRDILTDDYNKVSLLSLAGVALVVFATFQSVLVPILVIIPIEVAIYLNMTLPYVMGDSMVYIGYIIVSCLQLGATIDYSILMTNNYLGFRKTMNNTDSAMAAISKSTLSILTSGGILTVVGYLLFFTSSIQAISQVGRLVGRGALLSMVLVLSLLPALLSTFDKQIQKQQLRAAKRKEKRRLRYGRVKIKGENDHEKV; encoded by the coding sequence ATGAAAAGAGACAGAAGTTTATTTGATAGAATCGTACATTTTATTGTGTTCAGGGGAAAGGAAATAGAGATTTTTTTCTTTCTTACGGCCATCATCTGTGCAATCTGTTTTCCTTTTGTAAAGGTCAATTACGATTTAAGCAAATACCTGCCGCAGTTTGCTCAAACAAAACAGGCTCTTGATGTGATGGAGGATGAGTTTGGATATCCTGGAATGGCCCGGATCATGGTGGAGGATGTAAGCCTTCAGGAAGCAAAAAGAATAAGACAGCAGATATCCGACCTGGAAGGGGTGGATCTGGTCATAGGTCCGGATCTGACCACCAATGTCTATATGGGAACATCTTTTTTGAATCAGGGGATCACGGATATGATGTCTGTGGATGCTTTTGCCATGGAAGATTATTATCGTGACGGCTACGCTCTGATGGATGTGATATTTGAAAACGGCGATGATAGTGAGGTGACCCGGAGCGCGGTTGACGGGATTTATGAAATTGTAGGAAAAGACAGAGGCTATTTTGCGGGAAGTGCCGTATCCAGTAAGGAACGGGAAGAATCCATAACAAAAGAGATCACCATGGCGATTGGAATGGCACTTATAATCATCTGGGTGATATTAACCCTTACCACAACATCCTGGATGGAACCATTTTTGTTTATTTTCGTCATGATTATTGCCATTGTCCTGAATATGGGATCTAACCTGATGTTTGGCACCATATCATTTTTTACGTTTTCCACGGCAGCCATTTTACAATTGGCAGTATCCATGGATTATTCCATTTTCCTTTTACATACTTTTACGGCAATTAAAAATACCGGCATTGAGCTGCATAAGGCCATGGAGCTGGCAATAAAGGAATCCTGCAGTTCCATACTGGCAAGCGGGGCCACCACCATTGTAGGGTTTCTTGTGATTGCATTCATGCGTTTTACCATTGGTAAGGATGTGGGTTTTGTGCTGACCAAGGGGATCATTTGCAGTCTGGCTACCGTATTGTTCCTTATGCCGACTTTGATTCTGCACTTTAATGATAAGATCGAAAAAACAGCCCATAAGCCCTTTATTCCTTCCTTTGACAGGTTCGCAAAACTGATGAACCGGATTCGGAAGCCTGTATTTATTATTGCCCTGTTCCTGGCCGTTCCCTGTTATTTCGGACAGAGTATGAATGTTTTCTACTACGGGGATGATGCCATCGGAGCCGGACCGGGAACCAGAGTTTTTGAGGATACCAGGGCCATCAATGAGGAATTCGGAAAATCAAACATGATTATCGGAATAGTTCCCAATGGTTCTATTGTGACCGAACGGCAGCTGACAGATGCCTTGGAGGACCTGGAATTTGTTAATTATGCAATGTCCATGGCAGGAACCGTGCCAAAGGGAATTCCGGAAAGCTTTCTTCCGGAGAAGGTAAGCGAACAACTTCGAAGCGAGCGGTATGCCAGGCTTTTGATTTCCCTAAACACAGTTCAGGAGAGCCGGTACGCCTTTGAATGCAGTCAGGAGCTGGAACGGGTGATCAGGGAATATTATCCGGAAGATGCTTATGTGATAGGCATGACTCCGACGACAATTGATATCCGTGACATATTGACCGATGACTATAATAAGGTTTCCCTGTTGTCTTTGGCGGGAGTTGCCCTGGTTGTTTTTGCCACCTTCCAGTCTGTTCTGGTTCCGATCCTTGTAATCATACCGATTGAAGTAGCCATTTACTTAAACATGACGCTGCCCTATGTGATGGGGGACAGCATGGTATATATCGGATACATCATTGTAAGCTGCCTGCAGCTTGGTGCTACGATAGATTATTCCATCCTGATGACTAATAATTATCTGGGCTTTAGGAAGACCATGAATAACACGGACTCCGCCATGGCTGCCATTTCAAAAAGTACCCTTTCCATTCTGACCTCAGGCGGTATTCTTACGGTAGTCGGTTATCTTTTGTTTTTTACGTCGTCTATACAGGCTATTTCCCAGGTGGGACGCCTTGTGGGAAGGGGAGCGCTCTTAAGTATGGTTTTAGTGCTTTCCCTTCTTCCGGCCTTGCTTAGCACCTTTGACAAGCAGATTCAGAAGCAGCAGCTCCGTGCGGCAAAGAGAAAGGAAAAACGGCGTTTAAGATATGGAAGAGTAAAAATAAAAGGAGAGAATGACCATGAAAAAGTATAA
- a CDS encoding TetR-like C-terminal domain-containing protein yields the protein MEIQKKDRRIRKTQKLLKESLLELMEKKDFKNISVKDITELADLNRGTFYLHYADTYCLLQEMESEVLNDFQDMVSNCRYAFKKDSLLPVVIPIIHYIEENKKICKILFENSSSNDFVNRFHTLVLKNGTAVIREQYPAAREVTLNYYLEFITYGLTGVLKQWLDTDMQQPKEEVAEFVDKMIMGTAKKLLVV from the coding sequence ATGGAAATTCAAAAAAAGGATCGCCGCATCCGAAAAACTCAGAAGTTATTAAAGGAAAGCCTTCTTGAACTCATGGAAAAAAAGGACTTTAAGAATATTTCCGTAAAAGATATCACGGAACTGGCAGATTTAAACCGGGGTACCTTTTATCTTCATTATGCCGATACCTACTGTCTGTTGCAGGAGATGGAGTCCGAAGTCTTAAATGACTTCCAGGATATGGTAAGCAACTGCCGCTATGCATTTAAAAAGGACTCGCTCCTGCCCGTCGTCATACCAATCATACATTATATTGAAGAGAACAAAAAGATTTGTAAAATCCTTTTTGAGAACAGCTCCTCCAATGATTTCGTAAACCGTTTCCACACCCTTGTCTTAAAAAACGGCACAGCTGTCATCAGGGAGCAGTATCCGGCCGCCAGAGAAGTGACCCTTAACTATTACCTTGAATTTATCACCTATGGATTGACCGGTGTCCTAAAGCAATGGCTTGATACGGATATGCAGCAGCCAAAGGAAGAAGTGGCCGAATTTGTGGATAAGATGATCATGGGAACCGCAAAAAAGCTTCTGGTCGTTTAA
- a CDS encoding S8 family peptidase, with protein sequence MNKILDNDYYDLIISNALVPGFNTGDNITVLNDKYSLLHIWKNNMDACDLGRHPYDNFPTLFTLTSKVSMEKSGITNVRRHPDLSLMGLGVTIGIIDTGIDYQHPAFRNRDCTTRILSIWDQTDQSGKPPKDFSFGSEYGKNHINTALKSKDPLSIVPTFDSNGHGTAIASVIAGTPDEEHDFTGVVPQTELIVVKLKEAKQNLKKLFFAPEDAQCYQESDLILGIRYILSASQKTDRPLVICIAMGSSQGGHDGLGVISTYLDQIVQLPRTNVTVAAGNEGNHRRHYFHHSEAAPFSSEFNLKIGRNDKKFTMEIWPFPPGKITIEIFSPNHEIVQSISPSAGDCQKFSLSLGQTTIWINNILLEGSTGDQVILVRFDNPIPGIWHFHLTSIEKEPFSFHSWLPSGNLISHETYFYQSDPNTTITDPGNARNPLTVAAYNQLEDNIQVESGRGYSRFGVIVPDIAAPGYRIPCAIPENQYGSITGTGAAAAHAAGASAMIMEWGSCKGNHTTVTGVQINHMMMRGAQRNSTNAYPNNIWGYGQIDVYRLFQRISVI encoded by the coding sequence ATGAATAAAATATTAGATAACGATTATTATGATCTGATCATCAGCAATGCTTTAGTTCCTGGTTTTAATACCGGAGATAACATAACGGTTCTGAATGATAAATATTCTTTGCTGCATATATGGAAAAACAATATGGACGCCTGTGACCTGGGCCGGCATCCTTATGATAATTTTCCCACTCTTTTTACACTTACTTCTAAAGTGAGCATGGAAAAATCAGGTATTACCAATGTCCGCAGACATCCCGATCTAAGCCTCATGGGGCTGGGAGTGACCATCGGCATCATAGATACCGGCATCGACTACCAGCATCCTGCATTCAGAAACCGTGACTGTACCACCCGCATTCTATCCATATGGGACCAGACCGACCAAAGCGGCAAGCCTCCCAAAGACTTTAGTTTCGGTTCGGAATACGGCAAAAACCACATAAATACCGCGCTGAAATCAAAGGATCCCTTATCCATTGTACCTACCTTTGACAGCAATGGACACGGTACGGCAATCGCCAGCGTTATTGCCGGTACTCCCGATGAAGAACACGATTTTACCGGCGTTGTTCCTCAAACTGAACTTATCGTAGTAAAATTAAAAGAAGCGAAACAAAATTTAAAAAAGCTGTTCTTTGCTCCGGAAGATGCCCAGTGCTATCAGGAATCAGATCTCATACTGGGAATTCGTTACATTCTCTCCGCTTCCCAAAAAACAGACCGTCCTCTCGTCATATGCATTGCAATGGGAAGCAGCCAGGGAGGCCATGACGGACTTGGCGTTATCAGCACTTACTTAGACCAAATCGTACAATTGCCCAGAACCAACGTAACAGTGGCAGCAGGGAATGAAGGAAACCACCGCAGACATTATTTCCATCATTCAGAGGCCGCGCCTTTCAGCAGTGAGTTTAACTTAAAAATAGGGAGAAATGATAAAAAATTCACAATGGAAATCTGGCCCTTTCCCCCTGGCAAAATAACCATTGAAATTTTCTCACCTAACCATGAAATCGTTCAAAGCATATCCCCTTCCGCCGGTGACTGCCAGAAATTCAGCCTTTCCCTTGGCCAGACTACCATATGGATCAATAATATCCTCTTGGAAGGCTCTACCGGGGATCAGGTTATTTTAGTACGGTTTGACAATCCAATTCCAGGAATCTGGCATTTCCACCTCACCAGCATAGAGAAAGAGCCTTTTTCCTTCCATTCCTGGCTCCCGTCAGGAAATTTAATTTCACACGAGACATATTTCTACCAATCAGACCCGAACACCACCATTACAGACCCGGGAAATGCCAGAAATCCCCTGACAGTTGCTGCCTATAATCAGTTGGAAGACAATATTCAGGTAGAATCAGGAAGAGGTTATTCAAGATTCGGTGTGATCGTTCCCGATATCGCCGCTCCCGGATACCGGATTCCCTGTGCGATCCCGGAAAATCAATATGGAAGCATTACAGGTACCGGAGCAGCCGCAGCACACGCTGCAGGAGCCTCTGCCATGATCATGGAATGGGGGTCCTGCAAAGGCAACCATACCACCGTCACCGGTGTCCAGATCAACCATATGATGATGAGGGGGGCACAGAGAAACAGCACCAATGCGTATCCCAATAATATCTGGGGATATGGCCAGATAGACGTATACAGACTGTTTCAAAGGATCTCTGTGATCTGA
- a CDS encoding MFS transporter, with translation MKEQTFNQLTFTRHQEIRYLAMVSLFWFAQYVYIPYQTTFLTASGASSAFTGMVVGAYGISQLLLRFPIGLCADSVGRHKYFIMAGAIASGTASVFRVFWCNGAGFLIANFFSGLASAMWISFMVFYTNHFSARDQQAATSRIVLFNNFGMLLGFLCSTITYQRIGMAGICLLSVCAGLLAFLLSAGIKERDVKPGIHKTRELLSVCKIRHLWMFSVIALIQQGIQLTTAMSFTNQILKTLGATDGIVGISSVIYMISSVGFAAFAASGTCSRKGPRFWIPLVFAVVALYCILVPAAGSVPVILLLQILPGMSTGILFSFATSEAMQKIPACSKSTAMGLYQAVYAVGMTTFPVFTGALALRAGILNGYLLLSGIACLGGIGAVVYYKREAAGQEAGS, from the coding sequence ATGAAAGAACAGACTTTTAATCAGCTTACGTTTACACGCCATCAGGAAATCCGTTATCTTGCTATGGTATCGCTGTTCTGGTTTGCACAATATGTATATATTCCATACCAGACCACTTTTTTGACTGCCAGCGGAGCGAGCAGCGCATTTACCGGAATGGTTGTGGGGGCTTATGGAATTTCCCAATTACTGTTAAGGTTTCCCATAGGGCTTTGCGCGGATTCTGTTGGCAGGCATAAGTATTTTATTATGGCAGGAGCGATTGCTTCCGGGACTGCATCTGTTTTCCGGGTATTTTGGTGCAATGGAGCTGGTTTTCTAATTGCCAATTTTTTCTCCGGACTTGCTTCCGCCATGTGGATTTCTTTTATGGTGTTCTATACCAATCATTTTTCCGCCAGGGATCAGCAGGCAGCCACCAGCCGGATTGTACTGTTCAATAATTTTGGAATGCTTCTTGGTTTTCTGTGCAGCACAATCACCTATCAACGTATCGGCATGGCTGGAATCTGTCTGTTAAGCGTCTGTGCAGGCCTGTTGGCTTTTCTTCTTTCTGCCGGGATCAAAGAAAGGGATGTGAAACCCGGCATACATAAGACAAGGGAACTGCTTTCTGTTTGTAAAATCAGACATCTTTGGATGTTCTCTGTCATTGCCCTGATTCAGCAGGGGATCCAGCTGACCACCGCCATGTCATTTACAAACCAGATATTAAAAACGCTGGGCGCAACAGACGGGATTGTAGGGATATCCTCTGTGATCTATATGATATCATCAGTAGGGTTTGCAGCTTTCGCAGCTTCCGGCACTTGCAGCCGCAAAGGCCCAAGATTCTGGATCCCCCTGGTATTTGCTGTTGTGGCTTTGTATTGTATACTGGTTCCGGCCGCAGGAAGTGTACCTGTGATTTTGCTGCTGCAAATTTTACCGGGGATGTCCACCGGCATTTTGTTTTCTTTTGCAACCTCGGAAGCAATGCAGAAAATTCCGGCCTGCAGCAAATCCACGGCAATGGGACTATACCAGGCTGTATATGCGGTGGGCATGACAACTTTCCCGGTTTTTACAGGGGCACTGGCTTTAAGGGCAGGAATATTGAACGGGTACTTGCTGCTTTCCGGGATTGCCTGTCTGGGCGGCATTGGGGCAGTCGTATATTATAAAAGAGAAGCTGCCGGCCAGGAGGCAGGCAGCTAA